Proteins from one Thaumasiovibrio subtropicus genomic window:
- a CDS encoding tyrosine-protein kinase family protein, with the protein MKPWLSQEFDLLFQQIYQTEAKVITVTGANRECGTSTVCRWLAERFSGEHASVLLVDFDLSGSGQGFEKMRWQLEGEGQTEAFITLNAYLTLLPQPADPATLMHLRQPQQLNKAMTKWRQQFDYVLCDAGTVNASNWRNLPAAAIGAISDGTILCLAAAHTHENALQQSIQRLEQGNVPLIGTVINDLHYPCLAQEITRVINQRIPWLPESLRYWLVNKVNNSPLLQGEYQQ; encoded by the coding sequence ATGAAGCCGTGGCTTAGTCAAGAGTTTGACCTCTTGTTCCAACAAATCTATCAGACGGAAGCGAAAGTCATTACCGTCACTGGCGCCAATCGCGAGTGCGGCACCTCAACGGTGTGTCGCTGGTTGGCTGAACGCTTCAGTGGCGAACATGCTAGCGTATTGTTGGTTGATTTTGACCTCAGTGGCAGCGGGCAAGGCTTTGAAAAAATGCGCTGGCAGCTTGAGGGCGAAGGACAAACCGAAGCCTTTATCACCCTCAATGCCTACTTGACGCTGCTTCCTCAACCCGCAGATCCTGCAACCTTAATGCACCTCCGCCAACCTCAACAGCTGAATAAAGCGATGACAAAATGGCGGCAGCAGTTCGACTATGTCCTTTGTGATGCAGGCACGGTAAATGCCAGCAATTGGCGTAATTTACCCGCGGCGGCAATCGGTGCGATCAGCGATGGCACCATCTTGTGTCTCGCGGCCGCCCATACTCACGAGAATGCGCTGCAGCAAAGTATTCAACGTTTAGAGCAAGGTAACGTGCCACTCATTGGCACCGTCATCAATGACCTTCACTATCCTTGCCTAGCGCAAGAAATAACGCGAGTCATTAATCAACGCATTCCTTGGCTACCTGAATCCTTACGATATTGGTTGGTCAACAAAGTGAACAATAGCCCCTTATTACAGGGAGAATATCAGCAATGA
- a CDS encoding glycosyltransferase: MTQSPVIIQVVQHLRPGGIEVLCLNMLRHTQYPMHIISLEGNMQDSITNWPLLNDFKDQLHFLNKPQGFSWSTVTALKSKLKQLSASAVQTHHIGPLLYVRLASWGSSRRHVHTEHDAWHLEDRKQRWLTKLMLSSKTTLVADATSVADEISRLLGGHSPKVILNGIDTHYFTPGDAAAARTALSLPEAGFLIGCAGRLVQEKSLETVINILGQLSENVTIVVAGEGEMRSRWQDLAMRLGVSDKIIWLGHTQNMRAFYQAIDLFCMPSQREGLPLALLEAQACGKSVIATRVGGIPDLINPLTGHLFEAGDSEALLHLLNQSIAIDHPEQHNNNHEFVVNAADVRSMVHQYEQLACAK, translated from the coding sequence ATGACGCAATCCCCTGTGATTATCCAAGTGGTGCAACACCTTCGTCCCGGTGGCATTGAAGTGTTATGCCTCAACATGTTGCGACATACCCAGTATCCAATGCATATCATTTCGCTTGAAGGCAACATGCAAGACAGCATTACAAACTGGCCACTACTCAACGATTTCAAAGATCAGTTGCATTTTCTCAACAAACCTCAAGGATTCAGCTGGTCCACAGTTACCGCACTGAAAAGTAAGCTAAAACAACTCAGCGCGTCAGCGGTGCAAACACACCATATTGGGCCACTGCTCTATGTCAGACTCGCTAGTTGGGGCTCCTCACGTCGCCATGTCCATACCGAGCATGACGCATGGCATTTAGAAGATCGTAAACAACGCTGGCTCACGAAGCTCATGTTGTCTTCAAAAACCACCTTAGTCGCAGATGCCACCAGCGTCGCTGATGAAATATCGCGCTTATTGGGAGGCCATTCTCCAAAAGTCATTCTCAACGGTATCGATACCCACTATTTTACGCCGGGAGATGCAGCGGCGGCACGAACAGCATTAAGCCTCCCCGAAGCAGGTTTCTTAATTGGTTGCGCCGGAAGACTTGTCCAAGAGAAGTCGCTCGAAACCGTGATTAACATCCTCGGCCAGTTATCTGAAAACGTCACCATCGTCGTGGCGGGCGAAGGTGAAATGCGCAGCCGTTGGCAAGACCTCGCGATGCGGTTAGGGGTCAGTGATAAGATCATTTGGCTAGGTCATACCCAAAATATGCGCGCTTTTTATCAAGCCATCGATCTGTTTTGTATGCCCTCACAGCGAGAAGGTTTACCTCTCGCTCTGCTTGAGGCGCAAGCTTGCGGTAAAAGTGTGATAGCGACGCGAGTTGGAGGCATTCCGGATTTGATCAACCCCCTCACTGGCCACCTGTTTGAGGCCGGAGACAGTGAAGCATTACTGCACCTTTTAAACCAAAGCATCGCCATCGATCACCCAGAACAACATAACAACAACCATGAATTCGTGGTCAACGCGGCCGATGTACGCAGCATGGTCCATCAATATGAACAGTTAGCCTGTGCTAAATAG
- a CDS encoding acyltransferase: MLVATLKRHLSPEQFMQLKRCHQQIRAQAIPVIPGLHTFLYHCHRSIVSVFQSIAQKAYYTPMFLSQVNNKPRHLYLYSGMPFISGNVQIEVGDHCRISGATTFSGRNSSQQPTLVIGNNVDINWQTTIAVGRKVILEDNVRLAGSIFLAGYPGHPIDPARRANGDADDDNQIGDIHLKKNVWVGTGSTILKGVTIGENSIVSAGSVVTKSMPANVLIGGNPAKVIKTLEY, encoded by the coding sequence ATGTTAGTCGCCACACTCAAAAGACACCTGTCCCCTGAGCAGTTCATGCAGCTGAAGCGCTGCCATCAGCAAATTCGCGCCCAAGCGATCCCAGTTATTCCTGGCTTGCACACCTTTCTCTATCATTGCCACCGTTCAATCGTTAGCGTCTTCCAGTCTATTGCACAAAAAGCCTACTACACGCCGATGTTTCTCAGTCAAGTGAACAACAAACCCCGCCATCTTTATCTTTACTCTGGGATGCCGTTTATTTCAGGAAACGTGCAGATTGAAGTGGGTGACCACTGCCGGATTTCAGGAGCGACAACGTTTAGTGGCCGCAATAGCTCCCAACAACCGACACTTGTCATTGGTAACAACGTCGACATCAATTGGCAAACGACCATTGCGGTTGGGCGTAAGGTCATATTAGAAGACAACGTTCGCTTAGCGGGGTCAATCTTCCTTGCAGGCTATCCCGGCCACCCTATTGACCCAGCCCGCCGTGCCAATGGCGACGCCGATGATGATAATCAAATCGGCGATATTCACCTCAAAAAGAATGTTTGGGTTGGCACGGGCAGTACCATTTTAAAAGGTGTCACTATCGGCGAGAACAGTATTGTCTCCGCGGGAAGCGTAGTGACCAAATCCATGCCTGCCAACGTATTGATCGGTGGGAACCCAGCAAAAGTGATCAAAACGTTGGAGTATTAA
- a CDS encoding GumC family protein, translating to MLRQRFFTQIYPVLQALWKYRYLILMPILLLPFIAVFINSLKPKNYYSHTTILVQETALMNPFLEDLSISFNLEERMEALRVMIHSRYILNEVIETLALAPPDSPNAQSYMRSKLSGNLKLTLAGSDLIKIGLSWDKPDQMAPILNAVSTQFLERLQAPGKTSVASSEEFLEVQLRDTQRELELAEETLADFKRDNIDNLPQIQGTQTQNVAQLEGQLRETELTLMQAETEKEALKSRLIKSNPIMALLEEELIKAEAKLTILRARYTDNHSEVKAVLRRVNTLRHESQRLIDKQQNLTEEELNQLWTVATNVSEDEGAISRPLLISQLEQYQQAESQIEALQQKRTILEEQIIRLTEKRSASAELEKELKSLERNFDVKEKIYNRLLERYEMAQVTGQLGRFEEQDKLKIIDTPYTPSLPTNWPWWVSFILGTIGGVGLGLSLATFMVLIDTRVYSSVQVSRVANVPTLGRVPAFNRGWQS from the coding sequence ATGTTGCGGCAGCGGTTTTTTACTCAGATTTACCCGGTACTTCAAGCACTTTGGAAGTACCGTTATCTGATCTTGATGCCGATACTCTTGCTGCCCTTTATCGCGGTTTTTATCAACAGCTTAAAGCCGAAGAACTACTACTCACACACCACGATTTTGGTTCAAGAGACCGCGCTCATGAACCCCTTTCTCGAAGATCTCTCTATCTCTTTCAATCTAGAAGAGCGGATGGAAGCACTGCGCGTCATGATTCACAGTCGCTACATACTTAATGAGGTCATTGAAACCTTGGCACTAGCACCGCCCGACTCACCCAATGCTCAGTCTTACATGCGCAGCAAGTTATCTGGCAATTTAAAGCTGACATTGGCGGGTTCTGATCTCATCAAAATAGGGCTCAGTTGGGATAAGCCTGATCAGATGGCCCCGATTCTCAACGCAGTATCCACCCAGTTCTTGGAACGTCTTCAAGCACCAGGAAAAACCTCTGTTGCCAGCTCTGAAGAGTTTCTCGAAGTACAACTTCGAGACACGCAGCGAGAGCTCGAACTCGCAGAAGAGACACTGGCTGATTTTAAGCGTGACAACATCGATAACCTACCGCAGATACAAGGCACACAAACGCAGAATGTCGCGCAACTCGAAGGACAACTTCGAGAAACAGAGCTGACATTGATGCAAGCGGAAACCGAAAAAGAAGCGTTGAAAAGCCGTTTAATCAAGTCGAATCCCATTATGGCGCTGCTAGAGGAAGAGCTCATTAAGGCGGAGGCAAAACTGACGATTTTACGTGCGCGCTACACGGATAATCATTCAGAGGTCAAAGCGGTACTACGCCGTGTTAATACGTTGCGTCACGAGTCTCAACGCTTGATTGATAAACAGCAAAACCTCACAGAAGAAGAGCTGAATCAACTCTGGACGGTCGCCACCAACGTCAGTGAAGATGAAGGTGCGATTAGTCGCCCTCTACTGATTAGCCAATTAGAGCAATACCAGCAAGCAGAAAGTCAAATCGAAGCGCTGCAACAAAAACGCACCATCTTAGAAGAGCAAATCATTCGCCTCACTGAAAAACGGTCTGCCTCCGCTGAATTAGAGAAAGAACTTAAGTCGTTAGAACGCAACTTTGACGTAAAAGAGAAAATTTACAACCGTTTACTTGAACGGTATGAAATGGCACAAGTCACAGGCCAACTAGGCCGATTCGAAGAGCAAGACAAGCTCAAGATCATTGATACCCCTTATACGCCGTCGCTACCCACCAACTGGCCATGGTGGGTCAGTTTTATTCTTGGCACCATCGGCGGCGTAGGGCTTGGTCTTTCCTTGGCGACGTTTATGGTACTGATCGATACCCGCGTTTACTCTTCCGTACAGGTCTCCCGCGTGGCTAACGTGCCCACCTTAGGCCGCGTTCCCGCCTTTAATCGAGGATGGCAATCATGA
- a CDS encoding glycosyltransferase, giving the protein MTELIVFAEDWGRHPSSSQHIINTLQSQFAVQWVNSIGLRQPSFNQRDLLRVAEKMQQRFRGDARQKATRDPVAPFPVIRPAVWPLAENAILKWCNTTSLKQQLPPKTGTRIVWAALPSAVDYLDMLEAELVIYYVGDDFSGLAGVDHQRVAQLEKKMVARADIILCASPALAMRFPNHKTHLVSHGVDFSLFATPQANPYPASSSRHKIGFYGSLNHWLDQTLLYQLATQRPEVDFYLIGRHDCDISLIEPCPNVHFKPAVPHHQLARYVQHWDAAILPFVDNEQIRACNPLKLREYLAAGCPVISSDFPAAHQYPCHVSIAKSVAEWCEAIDAFCQLNNQHRLQYKKTAQMQMRTESWERRGQQVLSLINKALNVNQTALPNFCTN; this is encoded by the coding sequence ATGACTGAACTCATCGTATTTGCTGAAGATTGGGGACGTCACCCGTCTAGCAGCCAACACATCATCAATACACTCCAAAGCCAATTTGCCGTGCAATGGGTTAACTCCATTGGATTACGTCAACCCAGCTTTAACCAACGGGATTTACTGCGCGTAGCAGAGAAAATGCAGCAACGCTTTCGCGGTGATGCAAGACAAAAAGCGACCCGAGATCCCGTCGCGCCATTTCCTGTCATCCGGCCTGCCGTTTGGCCGCTGGCGGAAAACGCCATACTTAAATGGTGCAATACCACCTCACTAAAACAGCAGCTTCCTCCCAAAACGGGCACACGCATCGTGTGGGCAGCTTTGCCGAGTGCCGTTGACTATCTCGACATGCTAGAGGCCGAACTTGTCATTTACTATGTGGGGGATGACTTTAGCGGTCTTGCTGGAGTCGACCATCAGCGCGTCGCGCAGCTAGAGAAAAAAATGGTCGCGCGTGCTGACATCATTCTTTGTGCCAGTCCGGCCTTGGCAATGCGTTTTCCCAACCACAAAACCCATCTCGTCAGTCATGGTGTCGATTTTTCTCTGTTCGCTACCCCTCAAGCAAACCCGTATCCCGCCTCTAGCAGCCGTCATAAGATCGGCTTTTATGGCAGCCTCAACCATTGGTTAGACCAAACTTTACTCTATCAACTGGCCACTCAGCGTCCTGAGGTCGATTTTTATCTTATTGGCCGCCATGACTGTGATATCAGCTTAATTGAGCCATGCCCAAACGTGCATTTTAAGCCTGCCGTTCCCCACCATCAACTCGCACGGTATGTACAACACTGGGATGCGGCCATACTACCGTTTGTCGATAACGAGCAAATCCGCGCCTGTAATCCGTTAAAACTACGAGAATATCTCGCCGCAGGCTGCCCAGTCATCAGCAGTGATTTCCCTGCCGCTCACCAATACCCTTGCCATGTCTCAATCGCAAAATCGGTTGCTGAATGGTGTGAAGCCATCGACGCGTTTTGCCAACTCAATAATCAACACCGTTTGCAATATAAGAAAACGGCGCAAATGCAGATGCGAACTGAAAGTTGGGAGCGAAGAGGACAGCAAGTTTTATCCCTAATAAACAAAGCGTTAAATGTAAATCAAACAGCATTGCCTAACTTCTGTACCAATTAG
- a CDS encoding SLBB domain-containing protein — MTRLLLALFLLFSISIHAQVLSPGDVVNLQLPGEEAFNDPFVVNDNGQLLLPEVGAVYVGGMAEEEAQALIIEKLATVYRNLDEFSLSLLSSEIRVRVLGYVNEPGVVTLDPDANVQMALTAAGGLKPGAQLDKMQLTRDGKVSSIDFKLYLDTGDLSLLPELEGGDTLFVAASPQLGNVEINFDAASLVEAGDADQQDGLTLFGEFRNPGTFSYKDDMTVVDAVMRAGGVTRYADVTKIRVITDGAPTLFDLKAYLDSGESSTLPAIKPGSIIFAPIEVEEISTTQRTVYIMGEVQSPGAYENSTGAGFVDVLANAGGPTRFADTTQIRVLREAGDSFLINLVQFSQDPRRYPLPDLRPGDVIFVPEKIDFNEKSWLKVTGDRAIKIIGAVYNPGRFEWEKSMNFLDVLAHAGGPNQEANLANIRILRQGGGDNNLTRFNLEAFINEGGDFAKLPELYAGDTIIVDELPKDPTDNKASWVRQSAEDSIYVFGQVGAPGRYAFNSELGILDILAAADGPNGDANLRQIRISHRDQPTANVSKFDMALYFETGDESLLPAVVPGDVIYVPKLDADWLDKPADKVVRLMGEVRAPGRYTFSQEMSLLDLLAEAGGPTEIAYIERIMIVNSSCCGDESQAFNLRDYVNDPAGHPLPMLRAGDTVYVPNKEDSAPSQIRQGLRDVLSVVTLIVLGAAL; from the coding sequence ATGACAAGACTGCTGCTGGCACTGTTTCTCTTATTTTCTATTTCTATTCACGCTCAGGTGCTTTCACCGGGCGATGTCGTCAACCTACAACTGCCGGGCGAAGAGGCCTTTAATGACCCCTTTGTCGTCAATGACAACGGCCAACTCCTTCTACCCGAAGTGGGTGCAGTCTATGTGGGAGGCATGGCAGAAGAAGAGGCTCAAGCTCTCATCATAGAAAAGCTCGCAACGGTATACCGCAATCTTGATGAGTTTAGTCTTAGCCTGTTAAGTAGTGAAATCCGCGTTAGAGTACTCGGCTATGTCAACGAGCCCGGCGTCGTCACACTCGACCCAGACGCCAATGTACAGATGGCGCTCACGGCCGCTGGCGGGCTTAAGCCAGGTGCGCAGTTAGATAAAATGCAGCTGACCCGCGACGGTAAAGTATCAAGCATCGATTTCAAGCTCTATTTAGACACAGGCGATCTGTCGCTCCTTCCGGAACTCGAAGGCGGTGATACGCTCTTTGTCGCCGCGTCACCGCAGTTGGGTAATGTCGAAATCAACTTTGATGCCGCCTCTCTTGTCGAGGCAGGTGATGCCGACCAACAAGATGGCCTCACCTTGTTTGGTGAATTTAGAAACCCGGGCACCTTTAGTTATAAAGATGACATGACCGTTGTTGATGCGGTGATGCGGGCAGGTGGTGTCACGCGCTATGCCGATGTCACCAAAATCCGCGTCATTACCGATGGTGCCCCTACCCTCTTTGACCTGAAAGCCTATCTCGATTCAGGCGAGAGCAGCACGCTCCCCGCCATCAAACCCGGCAGTATCATTTTCGCCCCTATCGAAGTTGAAGAGATAAGTACCACACAACGCACCGTGTACATCATGGGTGAAGTACAATCGCCCGGCGCCTATGAGAACAGTACGGGCGCGGGCTTTGTCGATGTTTTGGCCAATGCTGGTGGGCCAACACGCTTTGCAGATACGACGCAAATACGGGTTCTCAGGGAAGCGGGGGATAGCTTCTTGATCAACTTGGTACAGTTTTCCCAAGACCCTCGCCGCTACCCGCTGCCTGATTTGCGGCCCGGCGACGTCATTTTTGTGCCTGAAAAGATCGATTTCAATGAAAAGTCGTGGCTCAAAGTGACTGGCGATCGCGCGATTAAAATCATCGGCGCTGTCTATAACCCTGGCCGCTTCGAATGGGAGAAGAGCATGAATTTTCTTGATGTACTGGCCCATGCTGGAGGCCCAAATCAAGAAGCGAACCTCGCTAACATTCGTATTCTTCGTCAAGGAGGAGGCGACAACAACCTCACTCGATTTAATCTTGAAGCCTTCATTAATGAAGGCGGCGACTTTGCCAAGCTACCTGAACTCTACGCTGGGGATACCATTATCGTCGATGAGCTCCCCAAAGATCCCACCGACAACAAAGCTAGCTGGGTTAGGCAGTCAGCCGAAGACTCGATTTATGTGTTTGGTCAAGTCGGGGCGCCAGGGCGCTATGCCTTTAACAGCGAACTTGGCATCCTCGATATACTTGCTGCCGCCGATGGGCCAAATGGCGATGCGAACTTACGCCAAATTCGTATCAGCCACCGTGATCAACCCACGGCGAATGTCAGCAAGTTTGACATGGCACTGTACTTTGAAACCGGGGATGAATCCTTGTTGCCTGCCGTCGTCCCCGGCGATGTTATCTATGTACCGAAGTTAGACGCAGATTGGCTGGATAAACCCGCCGATAAAGTGGTGCGACTAATGGGTGAAGTCAGGGCGCCCGGCCGCTATACCTTTAGCCAAGAGATGTCTCTCCTTGATCTACTGGCTGAAGCTGGCGGACCTACCGAAATTGCCTACATTGAGCGCATTATGATCGTTAACTCCTCGTGCTGCGGGGATGAATCACAAGCATTCAATCTCAGAGACTATGTTAATGATCCTGCGGGACATCCGCTCCCCATGCTCAGAGCCGGCGATACGGTTTACGTCCCCAATAAAGAAGACTCTGCGCCGTCGCAGATTCGCCAAGGGTTGCGAGACGTACTCTCTGTTGTCACCCTGATTGTACTAGGGGCCGCACTATGA
- a CDS encoding sugar transferase has product MRGEFHDGWKKEQKLEQYQSGVTLTLKRLFDLVLSSIGLLITLPIWPFIAFAIKLETPGPIFFRQLRVGQIHNDHVELFHMIKFRSMGQYAEKETGAVWAAKNDARVTKVGHFLRKTRLDELPQFINVIKGDMSLIGPRPERPEFCGNLQNALPYYAERTAGLKPGITGLAQVNAGYDTSLDDVKNKLLYDHAYSAALSSPFQWLNMDLRIIFKTIYIMIAGRGQ; this is encoded by the coding sequence ATGCGAGGTGAGTTTCATGACGGCTGGAAGAAAGAACAAAAACTCGAGCAGTACCAAAGTGGTGTTACGCTCACCCTTAAGCGCCTATTTGATCTTGTCCTAAGTAGTATTGGGCTGTTGATCACTCTCCCCATCTGGCCTTTCATCGCCTTCGCAATCAAGTTAGAGACCCCTGGGCCTATCTTTTTCCGTCAGCTACGCGTTGGACAAATTCACAACGACCATGTTGAGCTTTTTCACATGATCAAGTTCCGCTCCATGGGGCAGTATGCTGAAAAAGAAACAGGGGCTGTCTGGGCCGCAAAGAATGATGCAAGGGTGACCAAAGTCGGTCACTTTTTACGAAAAACTCGCCTCGATGAGTTACCGCAGTTTATCAATGTCATTAAAGGGGACATGTCACTTATAGGGCCAAGGCCAGAAAGACCCGAGTTCTGCGGCAATTTGCAAAATGCGTTGCCCTATTATGCAGAGCGCACTGCAGGATTGAAACCGGGGATAACAGGATTGGCACAAGTCAACGCGGGATATGACACAAGCCTAGACGATGTGAAAAATAAACTGCTCTATGACCACGCGTACTCCGCGGCATTAAGCTCGCCTTTTCAATGGCTTAATATGGATTTACGCATCATATTCAAAACCATTTACATCATGATTGCAGGCCGCGGCCAGTGA
- a CDS encoding response regulator: MKQRLLWKSFTLSFEILADIRQYLRRQSLLLSLPYSTSQSLELVTTEYLTNLLRHQDAPASEVTLQFFRQHQDLCFEITDNGQGWEDLAQMLDQAALPTELSTGGMGLALISTLLPNNHYLHQAGSNRFVFTLPETPALPSLLIIDDSPSQLTLLREYLKADYEVTTFSSAKEALHWLKSNPCDLVITDLHMPQMNGFEFRHSVGRLPNHALLPFIFLTGDDMETTRNLAATQAIDDYLIKPVQKELLINTLSRVLSRHEHLDTLYEQKLLSGLAPQLASSPEEDAPPRWQFCYDSYPELSGDFCLTQHYPDGRTRLVMGDQMGHGPLARANGAAWLGYIQGLLTRHDCDLTTLIKLINRELYRASHIQPHLISLLVLEVNKDNVLTVINAGMPPYILCQSNTPKAMQATIGLLGTEPEIEVETECWQLSANDSVHCFSDGISEYSSTLTHSHWPPSLTSRHSHIWLHADLSHHDDRSLLSIAFEPSPISKVNIKR; this comes from the coding sequence ATGAAACAGCGCCTTCTTTGGAAAAGTTTCACGCTTTCTTTTGAAATATTGGCGGATATTCGCCAGTACCTCCGCCGTCAAAGCTTGTTGCTCTCTTTACCTTACTCCACCAGCCAGTCGTTGGAACTAGTCACTACGGAATACCTCACCAATCTGCTGCGCCATCAAGACGCCCCAGCATCTGAGGTCACGTTGCAGTTCTTTCGCCAACACCAAGATCTCTGCTTTGAAATTACCGACAATGGACAAGGTTGGGAGGATCTGGCACAGATGCTAGACCAAGCAGCGCTACCTACTGAACTCTCCACGGGCGGAATGGGCCTTGCGCTGATTTCTACGTTGCTGCCAAACAATCACTATCTGCATCAAGCTGGCAGCAATCGCTTTGTTTTTACGTTACCAGAAACGCCTGCACTGCCTAGCCTGTTAATCATTGATGACAGCCCGAGTCAATTGACCTTACTGAGGGAGTATCTGAAAGCAGACTACGAAGTGACCACCTTTAGCAGCGCTAAAGAAGCCTTACATTGGCTCAAGTCTAACCCTTGCGACTTGGTGATCACGGACCTGCACATGCCGCAAATGAACGGCTTTGAGTTTCGTCATTCCGTCGGCCGTCTGCCTAACCATGCGCTATTGCCTTTCATCTTTTTAACCGGCGATGACATGGAGACGACCAGAAACTTGGCCGCAACACAGGCCATTGATGACTATCTAATTAAACCGGTACAAAAGGAGCTGCTGATCAACACGCTCTCACGAGTCCTGTCACGTCATGAGCACCTTGATACCCTTTATGAACAAAAACTGCTATCCGGCTTAGCGCCGCAGTTGGCAAGCAGCCCAGAAGAAGATGCGCCCCCTCGTTGGCAGTTTTGCTATGACAGCTACCCCGAGCTCAGTGGCGATTTTTGCCTCACACAGCACTATCCCGATGGGCGTACACGTCTCGTAATGGGCGATCAAATGGGACATGGCCCCTTAGCCCGCGCCAATGGTGCTGCTTGGCTCGGGTATATTCAAGGCCTACTAACACGTCATGATTGTGATCTGACAACGCTCATTAAACTGATTAACCGCGAACTCTATCGTGCCAGCCATATTCAGCCTCACCTCATTAGCTTGCTTGTCCTTGAAGTGAATAAAGACAACGTCCTAACCGTGATAAACGCGGGTATGCCGCCTTATATCCTCTGTCAAAGCAATACGCCCAAAGCAATGCAAGCGACCATCGGCTTACTCGGCACAGAACCCGAGATTGAGGTTGAAACTGAGTGCTGGCAACTTTCGGCTAACGATAGCGTGCATTGCTTTAGTGATGGTATCAGTGAGTACTCTTCCACACTCACCCACTCTCACTGGCCCCCCTCTTTAACGTCTCGTCATAGCCACATATGGCTACATGCTGACCTTTCTCATCACGATGATCGGAGTCTATTGTCTATCGCTTTTGAACCCAGCCCCATAAGCAAGGTTAACATTAAGCGATAA
- a CDS encoding STAS domain-containing protein encodes MDKVNDIALTLQHEFDAHAAKELESTLEELSQTERQDIIIDLTEVSFIDSCGIGAIVFLYKRLKSRGRSLRLLNVNGQPRQLLNMLRIDKVIPLISSAEI; translated from the coding sequence ATGGACAAGGTCAATGACATTGCACTAACCCTTCAGCATGAATTTGATGCGCACGCGGCAAAAGAGTTGGAATCAACACTCGAAGAGCTCAGTCAAACAGAGCGCCAAGATATCATTATTGATCTCACGGAAGTGAGCTTTATCGACTCTTGCGGCATAGGCGCGATCGTTTTTCTCTATAAGCGCTTGAAAAGTCGTGGCCGTTCATTACGCCTGCTCAATGTGAATGGTCAACCTCGTCAACTTCTCAACATGCTACGTATCGATAAAGTCATCCCTTTGATTAGCAGTGCGGAGATTTAA
- a CDS encoding OmpA family protein, which yields MKSSALLFPLLAICGCSSWDSSQYPKLNHYDVEMIHQVEHLALEIDILANRGARVCLPGQLEVLNRLYLKAKQEAESGFDKDVMHTLIDANEQIHLMTHQLSWLEDHTQCISQATLAQERHQLLLYLAIDNQFALDQTALLPDYREALTHSAAILKRHPSWFVTFTGYTDAKASESYNQDLGLARAMRVKEFLISQGVSPQQLAARSGGEIYALSDADRTQALAERTVVAELSKRAESAVPEPHIHAIRHWHMQP from the coding sequence ATGAAATCATCGGCCCTACTTTTTCCGCTCCTTGCCATCTGTGGCTGCTCATCTTGGGATAGCAGCCAATACCCAAAGTTAAATCATTATGATGTCGAGATGATTCATCAAGTCGAGCATTTGGCACTTGAGATTGACATTCTGGCCAACCGAGGAGCCAGAGTGTGTTTACCGGGGCAGCTCGAAGTCCTTAACCGTCTCTATTTAAAGGCAAAGCAAGAAGCAGAGTCTGGGTTTGATAAAGATGTGATGCACACCTTAATTGACGCCAATGAACAGATACACTTAATGACGCATCAACTAAGCTGGTTAGAAGATCATACGCAATGCATTTCGCAAGCGACGTTGGCGCAGGAACGACATCAACTGCTCTTGTATCTGGCGATCGATAATCAGTTTGCGCTAGACCAAACCGCGCTACTACCAGATTATCGCGAAGCATTAACGCATAGTGCAGCTATTCTCAAACGCCACCCAAGTTGGTTTGTCACTTTTACTGGGTATACCGATGCCAAAGCATCAGAAAGCTACAACCAAGATTTAGGGCTGGCGAGAGCAATGCGCGTAAAAGAATTTTTAATCAGCCAAGGTGTCTCGCCTCAGCAACTTGCAGCGCGCAGCGGTGGCGAAATCTATGCCTTATCCGACGCAGATCGCACGCAAGCTTTGGCTGAACGTACCGTTGTTGCGGAACTATCTAAGCGGGCAGAAAGCGCCGTGCCTGAACCACATATTCATGCCATTCGGCACTGGCACATGCAGCCCTAG